A single Macrobrachium nipponense isolate FS-2020 chromosome 5, ASM1510439v2, whole genome shotgun sequence DNA region contains:
- the LOC135215312 gene encoding probable inactive tRNA-specific adenosine deaminase-like protein 3 produces the protein MTGRIVGPKSKRIKFDAADISSLPLATERVQVTPVLPEGVFGDPEFKQVAVLEVKDKKSTSVAIKELSLKFPVPSLCHLKRVRKLMKREDIFPKDSVSVGVPLKEALLVYLTYLEDFDIPNLMETGDDNLAALSDTESRKVIFKLNEKGINLALFTDKVFVSKVAKYSPKIRDMYDKVSPFWPCSLHEDQYLVWLSSPNLFKEEELKVMIKFMNEALELGNKADRASGENVGVVIVDSANGSVVGRGQDRRHKHPAQHAAMIAVDHVAVNQNGGAWDIHAICKNKNMSTRSLLENGEGEVDIATAHETVKGSASDACFGLMKTQSTRNSESKLLVENDQNSETVSYICTGLDVYMTREPCMMCAMALLHSRVRRIFYRFPNPEAGALESKTKLHILGGLNHRFEVFSVKPA, from the coding sequence GTTGGTCCCAAGAGTAAAAGGATTAAGTTTGATGCTGCTGACATTTCTTCATTGCCTTTAGCTACTGAGAGAGTTCAAGTGACACCAGTTCTTCCTGAAGGTGTGTTTGGGGATCCAGAATTTAAGCAGGTTGCAGTTTTGGAAGTCAAGGACAAGAAATCTACATCAGTTGCTATCAAAGAATTGTCACTTAAGTTCCCTGTCCCGTCTCTTTGTCACTTGAAGAGAGTTCGTAAATTAATGAAAAGGGAAGATATTTTCCCTAAGGATTCTGTTAGTGTTGGTGTTCCCTTGAAAGAGGCTTTACTTGTATATTTGACATACCTAGAGGATTTTGACATTCCAAATTTAATGGAAACTGGAGATGATAATTTGGCTGCTCTGAGTGATACTGAGTCTAGGAAGGTAATATTCAAGCTTAATGAGAAAGGGATCAATTTGGCACTGTTCACTGACAAAGTTTTTGTTTCTAAAGTTGCTAAATATTCACCAAAAATACGTGATATGTATGATAAAGTTTCTCCCTTTTGGCCTTGTTCTTTACATGAAGATCAGTATCTTGTGTGGCTCTCCTCTCCAAATCTTTTCAAAGAAGAAGAGTTAAAAGTGATGATAAAATTCATGAATGAAGCCTTAGAACTTGGTAACAAAGCAGATAGAGCAAGTGGTGAAAATGTTGGTGTTGTGATAGTGGATAGTGCAAATGGGAGTGTTGTTGGCCGTGGTCAGGATCGGAGACACAAACATCCTGCGCAGCATGCTGCTATGATCGCTGTTGACCATGTGGCTGTTAATCAGAATGGTGGTGCCTGGGACATTCAtgcaatatgtaaaaataaaaatatgagtaCACGTAGTTTATTAGAAAATGGTGAAGGAGAGGTAGATATCGCTACTGCCCATGAGACAGTAAAGGGTTCGGCTTCTGATGCATGTTTTGGATTAATGAAAACTCAGAGTACCAGGAACAGTGAATCCAAGTTATTAGTTGAAAATGACCAAAACAGCGAAACAGTTTCGTACATATGCACAGGACTTGATGTGTACATGACTCGTGAGCCTTGCATGATGTGTGCAATGGCTTTGTTGCATTCTCGAGTTCGTCGTATATTCTATCGTTTTCCAAATCCTGAAGCAGGGGCTCTTGAATCCAAAACCAAACTCCATATTTTGGGAGGTTTGAATCATAGATTCGAGGTATTTTCTGTAAAACCAGCATGA